The Anaerolineae bacterium DNA window GAGTTGAACGCGATTGAGTGAGGGCATGGTTACCTCCTGCGACATCCCCCGTCGTTTTGCCCGCTGTTGCGTTGGGATGGTGTGGATAGGTGGGGGTGAGGTTGGGCCATACGGCACGGTTTCAGGACTCGAATCGGCCAACAGGAACCACCCCTATGTTTAGTTTAGCGCATGGCCGGAAAATGTCAACCACCTGGCACCGCCTCATGCTATAATGGGGCACTTCGTTTAAGGACGGTGCAAGGATGAGCGATCCCCGTGTGCAAAAGTTGGCCCACTTGCTGGTGGCCTATTCCACCGTGGTGAAGCCCGGCGATTGGGTGCTGGTGCGCAGCCACCCCCTAGCCCTGCCCCTGGTGACCGGGGTGGTCGAGGAGATCACCCGCGCTGGCGGCCATGTGACGCTGCAATTGACCCATGAAGCGCCCACCGAAGCCTTTCTCAAACGGGCCAGCGAAGAGCAACTGCGCTGGATTTCGCCTCTGGAACGGCTGGCCATGGAGCAGGCCAATGTGCTCATCAACATCCGCGCGGCGGAAAACACCCGCGCGCTAAGCGGCGTGGACCCCAAGAAAAGCCAACTGGCTCAGGTGGCCCGTCGCGCTCTCACCGAGACCTTCATGCGCCGCTCGGCCGAGGGTAGCCTGCGCTGGGTGGGCACCCTCTTCCCCTGTCCGGCGTATGCGCAGGAAGCCGACATGAGCCTGGCCGAGTACGAAGATTTTGTCTATCACGCCACCTTCTGCGACCAGGATGACCCTGTGGCTTCCTGGCATAAGGTGCATGAGGAGCAACAGCGCCTGGTGGACTGGCTCAAAGGCAAGAACGAGGTGGTCGTCAAGGGCCCCAACGCCGATTTGCGCCTTTCCATCGAAGGGCGTTCCTTCATCAACTCCGACGGCCACCACAACATGCCCAGTGGTGAAATCTTCACCGGTCCAGTGGAGGATTCGGTCAACGGGTGGGTGCGCTTCACCTATCCCGCCATCTACGGTGGCCGGGAGGTCGAAGGGGTGGAGTTGCGCTTCGAGAACGGACGCGTGGTGGAGGCCAAAGCCGAAAAGAATGAGGACTTTTTGCTGGCCTTGCTGGAAAGCGACCCCGGCGCCCGCTACCTGGGCGAGTTCGCCATCGGCACCAACTACGGCATCCAGCGCTTCACCAAGAACATCCTTTTTGACGAGAAAATCGGCGGCACCATTCACATGGCCGTGGGTGCCGGCTATCCTGAGACGGGGTCGCAGAACAAGTCCAGCATTCACTGGGACTTCATCTGCGACATGCGCCAGGATAGCGAAATCTGGGTGGACGGGGTGTTGTTTTACAAGGACGGCCAGTTCCAGGTGTGAACCCTCCTCTCCAAAA harbors:
- a CDS encoding aminopeptidase; the encoded protein is MSDPRVQKLAHLLVAYSTVVKPGDWVLVRSHPLALPLVTGVVEEITRAGGHVTLQLTHEAPTEAFLKRASEEQLRWISPLERLAMEQANVLINIRAAENTRALSGVDPKKSQLAQVARRALTETFMRRSAEGSLRWVGTLFPCPAYAQEADMSLAEYEDFVYHATFCDQDDPVASWHKVHEEQQRLVDWLKGKNEVVVKGPNADLRLSIEGRSFINSDGHHNMPSGEIFTGPVEDSVNGWVRFTYPAIYGGREVEGVELRFENGRVVEAKAEKNEDFLLALLESDPGARYLGEFAIGTNYGIQRFTKNILFDEKIGGTIHMAVGAGYPETGSQNKSSIHWDFICDMRQDSEIWVDGVLFYKDGQFQV